One Edaphobacter flagellatus genomic region harbors:
- a CDS encoding ArdC family protein, whose product MSSAATTNTVAIDSKKPLTKQELIAANIKLLIEQLEAGYSDALTNYLTAMSRFHNYSFGNVLEIARQMPSATRVAGFWTWKNMGRSVNAGAKGIRILAPIVGVRRKKDEEAEKDITKQNTRVLLGFRNAYVFDVSQTNGVDLPSMHEVSGDPGDNIEHLAAFLKGRGIQLAYNPNIAPALGMSYGGRIAILPGQSKAEEFSTLVHETAHELLHKAERRTATTKTMRELEAEAVAFVVGKAVGLKNESASADYIQLYQGNASLLAESLEVIQQTASVILAAFEPHIADEATDEFVEVAA is encoded by the coding sequence ATGAGCAGCGCAGCCACCACCAACACCGTAGCCATCGATAGCAAGAAGCCCCTCACTAAACAGGAACTGATTGCCGCTAATATCAAGCTTTTGATTGAGCAGTTGGAGGCAGGATACTCCGACGCCCTCACCAACTACCTCACGGCCATGAGCCGCTTTCACAACTACAGCTTTGGGAACGTGCTGGAGATCGCACGGCAGATGCCCAGCGCGACCCGCGTAGCAGGGTTTTGGACGTGGAAGAACATGGGGCGCAGCGTCAACGCAGGAGCCAAAGGCATTCGCATCCTTGCCCCGATTGTCGGCGTTCGCCGCAAGAAAGACGAAGAAGCCGAAAAGGACATCACCAAGCAGAACACGCGCGTGTTGCTTGGCTTCCGCAATGCCTACGTCTTCGATGTGTCGCAGACCAACGGTGTGGACCTTCCATCCATGCACGAAGTCAGCGGCGACCCCGGCGATAACATCGAGCATCTCGCCGCGTTCCTCAAGGGCAGAGGCATTCAGCTTGCTTATAACCCCAACATCGCCCCCGCGCTCGGCATGAGCTACGGCGGACGCATAGCCATCCTGCCCGGACAGTCGAAGGCCGAAGAGTTTTCGACCCTCGTTCACGAGACAGCGCACGAACTGTTGCACAAGGCCGAGCGGCGCACCGCAACCACGAAGACCATGCGTGAGCTTGAGGCCGAGGCTGTGGCCTTTGTCGTAGGCAAGGCCGTAGGACTCAAGAACGAAAGCGCATCCGCTGACTACATACAGCTTTATCAGGGCAATGCCAGCCTGTTGGCCGAGAGCTTGGAAGTCATTCAGCAGACCGCCAGCGTCATCCTTGCCGCATTCGAACCGCACATAGCAGATGAAGCCACCGACGAGTTTGTGGAGGTGGCCGCATGA
- a CDS encoding PDDEXK nuclease domain-containing protein: MPLSDSNPKHLQNTGTEETTFAEIVQLIAASQEKAVRAVNTVLIDLYWNVGEIISRKIASSEWGDGVVRQLAEYIVRTQPGLRGFTRANLFRMRQFYETYRDDEKVAPLVRQLPWSHHLLILAQSKRQEEREFYIQTAIHEGWSKRELERQLDSALFARVVLSPPKVSPAVRQFHPEAVSVFKDAYTLEFLGLPEIHAEADLHRALLDRLKDFLIELGRDFCFVGSEYPLQVGGQDFALDLLLFHRGLNCLVAIELKINAFRPEYMGKLDFYLEALDRTVRKSHERPSIGLLLCASKNDEVVEYALSRSLSPALVAEYQTQLPDKKLLQAKLHEFYQQKALSDTDG, from the coding sequence ATGCCCCTTTCCGACTCCAATCCGAAGCATCTCCAGAACACCGGCACCGAAGAAACGACCTTCGCGGAGATCGTGCAACTGATCGCGGCCTCGCAGGAAAAGGCAGTCCGGGCAGTCAATACCGTTCTCATCGACTTGTATTGGAACGTCGGAGAAATCATCAGCCGGAAAATCGCATCCTCGGAATGGGGCGATGGTGTCGTACGCCAGCTCGCGGAATACATCGTCCGGACGCAGCCGGGATTGCGGGGCTTCACGCGCGCCAACCTGTTCCGGATGCGGCAGTTCTACGAGACTTATCGCGACGACGAAAAAGTCGCACCACTGGTACGACAATTGCCGTGGTCGCATCACCTGCTTATCCTGGCCCAGAGCAAACGGCAGGAAGAGCGCGAATTCTATATCCAGACGGCCATTCACGAAGGCTGGAGCAAGCGGGAGTTGGAACGACAGTTGGACAGCGCCCTGTTTGCGCGGGTCGTCCTCAGTCCGCCAAAAGTCTCACCAGCGGTGCGACAATTCCACCCGGAAGCGGTGAGCGTGTTCAAAGACGCTTACACGCTGGAGTTTCTGGGGCTCCCCGAGATTCATGCCGAAGCGGACCTGCACCGCGCCCTGCTCGACAGGCTGAAAGACTTCCTGATCGAACTCGGCCGGGACTTTTGTTTTGTCGGCTCCGAGTATCCATTGCAAGTAGGCGGACAGGACTTCGCGCTCGACCTACTGTTATTCCATCGCGGACTCAATTGCCTGGTGGCCATTGAGCTGAAGATCAATGCGTTCCGCCCCGAGTACATGGGCAAGCTCGACTTCTATCTGGAAGCGCTGGACCGGACGGTGCGCAAGAGCCACGAACGGCCTTCGATCGGCTTGCTGCTTTGCGCTAGCAAGAACGATGAGGTCGTGGAATACGCCCTGAGCCGGAGCCTTTCTCCGGCGCTGGTCGCGGAATACCAGACACAGCTTCCCGACAAGAAACTTTTGCAGGCAAAGCTGCACGAGTTCTATCAGCAGAAGGCGCTCTCTGACACCGACGGTTAG
- a CDS encoding S1 family peptidase, whose product MTLTDLYYQATPCVVGFIARFKVLPANSPPLFPDILGTGFLVDDCGTVVTNRHVVDVFDQIPQHPERKESPVAAVIFFFSEDRLACQMAAIEPKGSCALGSFSTEGDWYGQTVPDIGFVQLKVKGTPFLPLASADSYLEVGMEIATIGYPLGTAPLTALGKLNQVSPFIRRGIVSSVLPFPTRRPHGFSIDIMQQGGSSGSPILSTSNAEVVGMMYGGVIETRTAQSASASLSYTLNTNISLAEPSHVIQQALAEYKREYPQDVSAFPTLAELRSAHPKPSMTQDLTWEVWPK is encoded by the coding sequence ATGACATTGACCGATCTCTACTATCAGGCAACTCCTTGTGTCGTGGGTTTTATCGCGCGCTTCAAAGTCTTGCCGGCGAATTCGCCACCGCTTTTTCCAGACATCTTGGGCACCGGCTTTCTTGTTGATGACTGCGGAACCGTGGTCACCAACCGTCATGTGGTGGACGTGTTTGACCAGATCCCGCAGCATCCGGAGAGAAAGGAGTCGCCGGTTGCGGCCGTTATCTTTTTCTTCAGCGAAGACCGGTTGGCCTGTCAGATGGCCGCGATCGAGCCGAAAGGTTCATGTGCTCTGGGAAGCTTCAGTACAGAGGGCGACTGGTATGGTCAGACGGTGCCGGACATCGGATTTGTGCAACTCAAGGTGAAAGGAACCCCTTTTCTTCCCTTGGCCAGCGCGGATTCTTATCTGGAGGTAGGCATGGAGATTGCCACCATTGGCTATCCACTGGGGACGGCCCCTCTCACCGCACTCGGAAAGCTCAATCAGGTGAGCCCCTTTATTCGGCGCGGCATCGTGAGCAGTGTCCTGCCATTTCCCACTCGTCGTCCTCACGGTTTTTCGATTGACATCATGCAGCAGGGCGGCTCCAGCGGCTCGCCAATCCTTTCAACCTCCAACGCAGAAGTCGTGGGCATGATGTACGGCGGTGTCATTGAGACGCGGACAGCACAGTCCGCATCGGCCAGCTTGAGCTACACGCTGAACACCAATATCAGCCTGGCGGAACCTTCCCATGTTATTCAGCAGGCACTGGCGGAATACAAGCGTGAGTACCCGCAGGATGTCTCAGCATTCCCAACCCTCGCAGAATTGCGGTCCGCACATCCAAAGCCATCCATGACCCAGGACCTTACCTGGGAAGTTTGGCCAAAGTAA
- a CDS encoding Swt1 family HEPN domain-containing protein — protein MSGADDFFRNRSLTWKDKLGLTEDLRLHNAITSAMAEHSRVFRDMEQHRSLFSAIAEHEKYFKQLGFATSASASVSSLFETLRAHEIIPRLAIGPLADLKERGLFRAQEAVLESIGINRNILQNFEAGFRLPGAEEAARLAADFHSSAAGKAFASLSGSADIQRAMENMRSPWLDVANPLLSSSAFSAIQEMGRGISIIPPFDHELSAALRLELGDWREHIEFPNSIYTDLQARSDFYASLGVNSALTVMPAPAFRESLTMAGLIDTLPPPIEKVEAEEPEQVADDEESGFRRTNAAHDRLQRLETELRGFIDEVMTEAFGPEWPKHRVPADTVTAWRERKQSAQRHTDADLPLIAYADFTDYERVICKRDNWKLFERYFDRVESARESLQRLYPIRIDTMHSRLITQDDELFLAVEQKRLVRAMRRRNR, from the coding sequence ATGAGCGGTGCAGATGATTTTTTTCGAAATCGAAGTCTCACTTGGAAAGACAAACTCGGTCTAACTGAGGACTTGCGCTTGCATAATGCCATAACCTCTGCGATGGCCGAGCATTCCCGTGTGTTCAGGGACATGGAGCAGCATCGGTCGCTTTTCTCAGCGATTGCTGAACATGAAAAGTATTTCAAACAGTTGGGCTTTGCCACGTCGGCTTCCGCATCAGTCTCTTCTCTGTTCGAAACCTTGCGCGCCCACGAAATCATTCCTCGATTGGCTATTGGGCCACTCGCTGATCTCAAGGAGAGGGGCCTATTTCGCGCGCAGGAGGCTGTGCTTGAAAGTATCGGCATCAACCGAAATATTCTGCAGAACTTCGAGGCGGGGTTTCGCTTGCCGGGGGCCGAGGAAGCGGCGAGACTAGCAGCAGACTTCCACAGCTCTGCCGCAGGCAAGGCCTTCGCATCTCTCAGCGGCTCTGCAGACATTCAACGTGCCATGGAAAACATGCGCTCCCCTTGGCTGGACGTTGCCAATCCGCTTCTCTCGTCATCTGCGTTTTCCGCAATTCAGGAGATGGGTAGGGGGATCAGCATCATTCCGCCCTTTGACCACGAACTCTCCGCTGCGTTGCGTCTCGAACTCGGGGACTGGCGCGAGCACATAGAGTTTCCCAACTCTATCTATACCGACCTCCAAGCCCGCTCGGATTTCTACGCTAGCCTTGGCGTCAATTCCGCTCTGACCGTCATGCCAGCACCTGCCTTTCGCGAGAGTCTCACGATGGCTGGCTTGATCGACACTTTGCCTCCACCTATTGAAAAGGTAGAAGCCGAAGAGCCCGAACAGGTCGCAGATGACGAGGAATCGGGCTTCCGGAGGACCAACGCCGCGCACGACCGACTGCAGCGGTTGGAGACGGAGCTACGAGGATTCATCGATGAAGTTATGACGGAGGCCTTCGGTCCGGAGTGGCCGAAACATCGTGTGCCTGCGGATACCGTAACGGCTTGGCGCGAGCGAAAACAATCAGCCCAGCGACACACCGATGCCGATCTTCCACTCATCGCCTATGCTGATTTCACGGACTACGAGCGCGTGATTTGTAAACGCGACAATTGGAAGCTGTTCGAGAGGTACTTCGACCGCGTGGAAAGTGCACGAGAGTCCCTGCAACGGCTCTATCCCATTCGCATCGATACCATGCACTCTCGCTTAATTACCCAGGATGATGAACTCTTCTTGGCAGTCGAGCAAAAGCGGCTGGTTCGCGCTATGCGCCGGAGAAACCGATGA
- a CDS encoding DUF5336 domain-containing protein codes for MKKGLICLSSGTTPQYRLDILRVMALPEGAEIQFRYDGDLIDAASRLHFGRDQKHDTPALLAHLDLTVPVTTAGPRPIHPCRHAKLIASEELGQFYILRFRLGAFCQCSDLDGFRKHLATKGPQAKDGKLEGHWVFEDEFTKACTTSNEMGVWQASMKDLGKTADYDKESFFFRVIGLYRRGSDHAVKPADGEYKLKSNTEYEWRVFHFHPESDAHQTSSVSTLIQVNSMSDDIVPVTSPELAIDSSYDLKSFHFRTKAVTATDYTSFTIKFQDVVPTGSVGAVHPELFLPLKVVPSWWRAILSVLGLTVLLFLQQYISATAKGGIPHHTSYALLGLAFLTALVAVYALKKPL; via the coding sequence ATGAAGAAAGGGCTTATCTGTCTGAGTTCCGGAACAACTCCTCAATACCGCCTCGACATTCTGCGTGTAATGGCCTTACCCGAGGGAGCGGAGATCCAGTTTCGCTATGACGGCGATCTGATCGATGCGGCCAGTCGACTACATTTTGGCCGCGACCAGAAGCACGATACTCCAGCGCTCCTGGCCCATCTCGATCTGACGGTACCGGTCACCACCGCAGGGCCACGCCCGATTCATCCCTGTCGACATGCAAAGCTGATTGCATCCGAAGAACTTGGCCAGTTTTATATTTTGAGGTTCCGGTTGGGAGCCTTTTGCCAGTGTTCTGACCTCGACGGATTTCGAAAGCACCTGGCCACGAAAGGTCCTCAGGCAAAGGACGGGAAGCTCGAAGGACACTGGGTCTTCGAAGATGAGTTCACGAAGGCCTGTACGACTTCGAACGAGATGGGTGTCTGGCAGGCCTCGATGAAGGATCTGGGGAAGACAGCGGACTATGACAAGGAAAGCTTTTTCTTCAGGGTGATAGGACTCTACCGGCGCGGCAGCGATCATGCGGTCAAGCCTGCGGATGGTGAATATAAGCTGAAGTCCAACACCGAGTACGAGTGGCGCGTCTTTCATTTCCATCCGGAGTCGGACGCCCACCAGACCAGCAGTGTCTCGACGCTGATCCAGGTCAACTCCATGTCGGACGACATCGTCCCTGTGACCTCCCCTGAACTCGCAATCGATTCTTCCTACGATCTGAAGTCCTTCCACTTTCGAACGAAGGCAGTGACCGCCACAGACTATACGTCCTTCACGATCAAGTTTCAGGATGTTGTGCCAACAGGCAGTGTAGGGGCCGTCCATCCCGAGCTCTTCCTTCCGCTCAAGGTGGTTCCTTCATGGTGGCGAGCAATTCTGTCCGTGCTCGGGCTGACGGTACTGCTGTTTCTTCAGCAATATATCTCCGCGACCGCGAAGGGAGGCATCCCGCACCACACGAGCTACGCGTTGCTGGGATTGGCGTTCTTGACGGCCCTGGTCGCGGTGTACGCCCTCAAGAAGCCGCTTTAG
- a CDS encoding YunG family protein — MLNLVSYKITEATHPVYTLLGPAIGATWVQTPVNPSTTIYAAIPPELSPDPRISALLWPVSGNQLGARRIKCEKNVIGPRSGRMLKFGRDMADPKLKSAPRSASRPRLLAAALRHAWGRDTSYDPAQWSAKNPAWGQCAVTALVIQDYCGGAIVSGEVNGIPHYWNRLSSSVEWDLTLTQFGKSAHHSKAKPCGRDFILSFPDTMRRYHELQQRVSSHLAPHPQH; from the coding sequence ATGCTTAACCTCGTGTCGTACAAAATCACGGAGGCTACGCATCCGGTCTACACGCTTCTCGGGCCCGCTATTGGAGCCACTTGGGTGCAAACCCCCGTCAATCCATCTACAACTATATACGCCGCCATCCCCCCAGAATTAAGTCCTGACCCCAGGATTTCTGCGCTCCTATGGCCCGTGTCGGGTAACCAGCTTGGGGCGAGGCGAATAAAATGCGAAAAAAATGTGATAGGGCCGAGGAGTGGGCGTATGCTTAAGTTTGGCAGAGATATGGCAGATCCAAAGCTAAAGTCGGCACCACGCAGTGCATCTCGACCCAGACTTTTGGCAGCCGCCCTTCGGCATGCTTGGGGACGCGATACCTCCTACGATCCAGCCCAGTGGTCCGCGAAGAATCCTGCATGGGGACAGTGTGCCGTGACCGCATTGGTCATCCAGGATTATTGCGGCGGCGCCATCGTATCCGGAGAAGTAAATGGGATTCCGCACTACTGGAATCGCTTGTCTTCCAGTGTCGAATGGGACCTGACCTTAACGCAGTTCGGAAAATCGGCGCACCACTCCAAGGCGAAACCCTGCGGTCGTGACTTCATCCTGTCCTTTCCCGACACCATGCGGCGTTATCACGAGTTGCAGCAGCGCGTCAGTTCCCACCTCGCCCCGCACCCGCAGCACTAA
- a CDS encoding RNA polymerase sigma factor yields the protein MRGSTDAVSDGASFSLSTCGPLLSETSVLTIDRHLKYLAYHLAPTADRQDDLIQVALRAIHYAHVIYEPGRGASLETYLVKCGQNAMLDFLRAERRQTGRWDSGDAPLSADTDETLFDTFPAKDAESDPERMFLLQQVKYAVEDLPERQRECIQQHFYEGRENAEIADKLGISRPRVTQLIQAGLNQLRARLTYRTLTPATAIH from the coding sequence ATGCGCGGTTCTACCGACGCCGTTTCAGACGGTGCGTCCTTTTCGCTATCCACCTGTGGTCCGCTTCTTTCGGAGACCTCCGTTCTCACGATTGATCGCCACCTGAAGTATCTCGCCTATCACCTTGCCCCCACCGCTGACCGTCAGGACGACCTGATCCAGGTGGCGTTGCGTGCGATCCACTACGCGCACGTCATCTACGAGCCGGGGCGCGGTGCCTCTCTGGAGACGTATCTAGTAAAGTGCGGCCAGAACGCCATGCTGGACTTCCTGCGTGCGGAACGGCGTCAGACCGGTCGTTGGGATTCTGGCGATGCTCCACTCAGCGCCGACACCGACGAGACGTTGTTCGACACGTTCCCTGCTAAGGACGCCGAGTCCGACCCGGAGCGCATGTTCCTGCTGCAGCAGGTGAAGTACGCCGTTGAAGATCTGCCCGAGCGCCAGCGCGAGTGTATCCAGCAGCACTTTTACGAGGGCCGCGAGAACGCCGAGATCGCGGACAAGCTCGGGATCTCACGCCCGCGCGTAACGCAGCTGATCCAAGCGGGCCTCAACCAACTGCGCGCCCGCCTCACCTACCGCACCTTAACGCCGGCGACAGCCATTCACTAA
- a CDS encoding ATP-binding protein yields MAKGPKKMKGQAAEAAAPVPEQMLLTDLETQHVYVENLKAQGDRGFALIAAAAFVKGMRDSGYRSTATAIDELVDNSYQSQADRVDLLCGNDGGKGVGDVFVIDNGHGMEPEMIRAAVLWGGTHRFNDRSGLGRYGFGLPSAAVSMTEKYAVYSKIAGGDWYKVEIDLMDVATGKLTNDVGLIVAPNPQRAELPAYVTTYLGDRVLNSGTVVHLIKPDRLTSGFRFIQSFEQKMMEHLGVIYRGLLRTCSIFVNNRAVEAVDPLFIDPNARYYDIGTGVRAQALPATEITLTTQKGVEGVMRLRFSYMHPNFQRDAEGRMHKGRFGVIKENNGYLIVTRAGRQIDLVSRPQYTKDADNITIINFDRNWAIELDFDPVLDEEFGITVNKQQVALSELIWQKLSEYKVPNVVAEMRKRFKDDKLAIKNPSGASTSQKRISEQVMQEAGKFTSRSQRPGSEEQQQEAREKVQKEAEERAQKFDTTPEEEFTKIIAEQREHPFIVCFEAMEGAPFYRTDQNGVQVRIWINRSHRFYQDFYAQLGSDPRSQAILEILLFVLGDCELEARGDRSLFYRAERAEWSKRLDIALALLDRNDSVEDMESALAEESESAHEDE; encoded by the coding sequence ATGGCAAAAGGACCAAAGAAGATGAAGGGGCAAGCGGCGGAAGCCGCTGCACCGGTTCCCGAGCAGATGCTGCTCACCGATTTGGAAACACAGCATGTCTACGTTGAAAACCTCAAAGCTCAGGGAGACCGTGGCTTTGCACTCATCGCTGCCGCTGCCTTCGTCAAGGGAATGCGAGACAGCGGCTATCGTTCCACCGCGACTGCGATTGACGAACTTGTCGATAACTCTTACCAGAGCCAGGCCGACCGGGTGGATCTGCTGTGTGGCAACGACGGCGGCAAGGGAGTGGGAGACGTCTTCGTCATTGACAATGGCCACGGAATGGAACCGGAGATGATTCGCGCCGCTGTTCTATGGGGGGGAACGCACCGCTTCAATGACCGTTCGGGCCTCGGGCGATACGGCTTCGGATTGCCGAGCGCTGCGGTGAGCATGACCGAAAAGTATGCCGTCTATTCCAAGATTGCGGGCGGCGATTGGTATAAGGTCGAGATCGACCTAATGGATGTTGCCACGGGTAAGCTGACGAACGACGTTGGTTTGATCGTTGCACCCAATCCTCAGCGCGCCGAACTTCCTGCCTACGTGACGACCTATCTCGGCGATCGCGTGTTGAATTCAGGTACGGTCGTGCATCTCATCAAACCGGATCGCCTTACGAGCGGTTTTAGGTTCATACAGAGCTTCGAGCAGAAGATGATGGAGCATCTGGGCGTTATCTATCGCGGCCTGCTTCGCACCTGCAGCATCTTCGTCAATAATCGAGCCGTGGAGGCAGTTGACCCGCTCTTCATCGATCCCAACGCGCGCTACTACGACATCGGCACAGGTGTTCGCGCTCAAGCATTGCCTGCAACGGAGATCACGCTTACTACGCAAAAGGGCGTAGAGGGTGTCATGCGCCTGCGTTTTTCATATATGCACCCCAACTTCCAGCGAGATGCCGAAGGCAGGATGCACAAGGGGCGATTTGGGGTCATAAAAGAAAACAACGGTTATCTCATCGTGACACGTGCAGGACGGCAGATTGATCTTGTTTCCCGACCGCAATACACCAAAGACGCGGACAACATCACAATTATCAACTTTGATCGCAACTGGGCCATCGAACTAGATTTCGACCCGGTGCTGGATGAAGAGTTCGGGATTACGGTCAATAAACAACAGGTGGCCCTCTCAGAATTGATTTGGCAGAAGCTTTCGGAGTACAAGGTCCCGAATGTCGTTGCGGAGATGAGAAAGAGGTTTAAGGACGACAAGCTTGCGATCAAGAACCCTAGTGGTGCTAGCACATCCCAAAAGCGAATTTCCGAACAGGTCATGCAAGAGGCAGGCAAATTTACCTCTAGATCGCAGCGGCCTGGCTCCGAAGAGCAGCAGCAGGAAGCTCGAGAAAAGGTACAAAAAGAGGCGGAAGAACGAGCACAGAAGTTCGATACCACTCCCGAAGAGGAGTTCACGAAGATTATCGCCGAGCAACGTGAGCACCCCTTCATCGTTTGCTTTGAAGCGATGGAAGGGGCACCTTTCTACCGCACCGATCAGAACGGAGTTCAGGTGCGGATTTGGATCAATCGATCACATCGCTTTTATCAGGACTTCTACGCACAGCTCGGATCTGATCCTCGTAGCCAAGCCATTCTAGAGATTCTCTTGTTCGTTCTCGGTGATTGTGAGTTGGAGG